CCAGTGCGGTAGAGGGTCCCGTACCCACTCCGCCCGCGCGCTGGTGGCCCTCTCCCGGCAAACTGCCTCAGCGGCATCCGCCTGCAGAAGCGGCGGACCGGCGAACCAGATGGTCAGGGGTGCGATCAAGAACACCACGACCACCACGCGAGCGATCGCGCGCTCTGGAGCTTCCTGGTCGACTGTCACAAGCCCATCCTCCATGCGACTCCCGCGGGTGGAGCCTACTCCGCCGCCTCCCGGCCCTGCGAGATCCAGTTGAGGTCGGACGAGCGGTCGCCTTCCACCCGAGCCGCCAACGCATCGAGCGACTCCACCGTCGCGGCATCCAGCTCGATGCACACCGCCGCCGCGTTCTCGTCCACCCGCGACGCCCGCCGCGTGCCCGGGATCGGCACCACCGGCAGCCTGAACGCGCGTCCCTTGGCGTACAGCCAGGCCAGCGCCAGCTGCGCGGGCGTCACCGGGCGCTCCGACTGCACCGACAGTGCGGATGCCGCGGACTGCACCGCCGCCAGCAGCGCCTGATTGCGCGCCAACCGCTCCGGCGCGAACCGCGGGAACTTCCGCCGCAGGTCATCCGCAGGCAGGGCGGCACCCGAGGCACCTCCCGCGAAGAACCCGCGCCCGAGCGGCGAGTACGGCACGAAGCCCACGCCGAGCGACGCCGCCGTCGGCACGATAGAGGCCTCGACATCCCGGCTCCACAGCGACCACTCGCTCTGCACCGCCGCGATCGGGTGCACCGCGTGGGCGCGCCGCAGCTCGGAGGCGGTCACCTCCGACAGGCCGATGTGCCGGATGTCGCCGGCCTCAACCAGTTCGGCGAGCGCGCCGACCGTCTCCTCGATCGGCACCCGCGGGTCGACTCGGTGGTAGTAGTACAGGTCGATCACGTCGGTGCCGAGCCGGCTGAGGCTCTCGTGCAGCGACGAGCGCACGTACGCCGCATCGCCGCGCGCCCGATACTCATCGGGCTCCGACGGGATGCCGAACTTGGTCGCGAGCACCACCTCATCGCGGCGAGTGCGCAGCAGCGACGAGATCAGCGTCTCGTTCTGGCCGTCGCCGTACACATTGGCGGTGTCGATCAGCCGCACCCCGATGTCGACGGCGTGGTTCAGGGTGGCGAGGGCGTCCGCGGCATCCGTCTCGCCATAGACGCCCGACACCGCCATCGCGCCGAAACCCTGCCGCGAGGTGTGCAGGCCGTCTCCGAGTAGCACGCCCATCAGCCGACCGGCGCCGGTTTGAAGGCGGATGCCGCGGACTCGACGCCCGCGGACTCCGAGCGCAGCACCTGCGCCGCCGTCCGCGGCAGCGTGCCGTTCAGGTAGTAGTCGCCGATCGCCTGCTCCCGGTAGATCGCCGGGTTGTGCGAGGCGATGGTGCGGGCATTGCGCCAGAACCGGTCGAGCCGGCGATCGATCGAGACCGCCGACGCCCCACCGACCTCGAACAACAGCGTCGATGCCTGCAGCACCAGGTCGATGACCACCTGTTGCGCCTCGAACACGGCGATCAGCGCTGCCGAGTACCGCGC
This Salinibacterium sp. ZJ450 DNA region includes the following protein-coding sequences:
- a CDS encoding aldo/keto reductase, translated to MGVLLGDGLHTSRQGFGAMAVSGVYGETDAADALATLNHAVDIGVRLIDTANVYGDGQNETLISSLLRTRRDEVVLATKFGIPSEPDEYRARGDAAYVRSSLHESLSRLGTDVIDLYYYHRVDPRVPIEETVGALAELVEAGDIRHIGLSEVTASELRRAHAVHPIAAVQSEWSLWSRDVEASIVPTAASLGVGFVPYSPLGRGFFAGGASGAALPADDLRRKFPRFAPERLARNQALLAAVQSAASALSVQSERPVTPAQLALAWLYAKGRAFRLPVVPIPGTRRASRVDENAAAVCIELDAATVESLDALAARVEGDRSSDLNWISQGREAAE